The genomic interval aggaggaggagatggttGCAGAAACCTGCGGCCTGGAGCTGCTCGGCAACCGTCAGCTGGTAAGCACGGCTCCGCCGGCGGCCCGGATACAGATGTGTCGTTAACataaatgaatattttatttgctgcAGTGAACCGTGCAGAACCCTGAGGAATCTGTTTACATTTATtcagagagggggggaaaatccAGTTCcttttaacaaaatcagaggCGCCGCATTTAAATGAACCCCTAACAAGTTCTGCAAAATCAATGTTACTgaagtctgttttttatttcatacttaTTTAGGTTGATCAGAACTTTGaagtatcacttcctgtttaccTGGGCTGTAAATATGAGACATGACACTTTTGAGTGCTCCAGCACAAATGGCCAACACTGGGCTGCTCAGGAAGAAACACTCCTGATAGGTCTGCGGTGAAACGATGGATGAATAGGCCCAGTGTTGATTATgggggaggatctgtgatgccgGGGGCCAGGATTCCTCCCAATGCACCTGGGCAACTTGTCAGGGAGCATGGCATCATGGACTCTTGGAGGACCAGGagattttaaattagaaaaGTCTGCTGGACAGAAAACTAACAGTGGGTCCTAAATCTGACTTTCAGCAGAATAATGCTCTGACATAAGGccaaaatcaacacagaaatggttcatCAAACGCACAATAAACCTTCatccaatttttttaaatgagaggACTTCCTGTATCCTTTGACCTGGACGAACAGAGAACATGGGTTTCAGTTCAGATCTACTCGTATTCGGTCGGGTTTCAAAATGTTCTCATTGCGAGGTTGTGCTGTTGGATTAAAACATTGCTTTATTATACCACCTGATCccaaaatgtttcagttttccttttcttattCTGTTTCCTCTAGAGAACGGAGTTGCCTCCAAGTCATCAAAGCAGCACCGACAGCGCCGGGCACCGCAACGTTCGTTTAAGGCAAGCTGGACAAGACCCGATAACATCGGGTCAGTCTGTTGTTTCCACAGGCAACTTAAAATAAtcctctatctctctctcaCTTTAAGGCCTCTCTCGTCATCATTCGCACGGATCCCCAGCCCAGACTCGACCACAGCGAGGTCGCCGTCTCTTCTTCCGAGCATTAAATGCTTCTCAGAGGAAGCCTCCGTCAGTCGGGCCAAGCGGAAGAAGGAGGAGGGTGACTGCGAGGTGCAGGGAGGCGGCAAAGCGGGGGTTAAAGTGGGGGTGGCCAATCAGAGGGACGGCGAACCCTTACAGCCTGTAAGCATCAGCCAGACCGCCGCACCCGTCTGCGATCTTAGCCTTAAAACGCAGCAGCTGGACAACAAGGCAAGAACAACGTGCTCAGAATTCACTTTTTTCAGCTTCTTTTCCCAGTTTCAGACCGATAGCGGCGCTTCTTTTATAAGAATAACCGTTTCAGGGAAATCCTTTAACGCTTCACAGGATCCGTGCACACAAAGACAGACTCCCAACCAAAAGCTGGATGTTTCCTGTGCCAGTCCTGCGTTCAAGAAGCCGCGCAGTAAAGCTACAGAGGAAGCAGGCGGGAGGAGGAGACCCCCACTGCAGGATGGGAAACGGCTTCCATCCGAAGACGGTGGGTCCTCTACGATGTAGTGAAGCAACTTTACTAGCCTgagctttttttaatcatcatagCTGAGCAAAAAGCCAAGCTGTGGCCTTCCTGGTGTGAAGGTGACTGTGCTGAGTGTCTCTCCCAGCTGACAGGAAGCCCCCGGTGGAGCCTACCTGGAGCATTGACCCTGCGCTCGCTTTGTCCATGTATGAGAGCCAGCAGAGAGAGGACCAGGTACTGGATCAGGAGCAGCCTCAGTGCTTCATTACCTGGGCTAACTTATCTCCAGTCAACGGCttgcaaaaaatattcacacccctggaaTATATTTTTTGGAGCTCCATCTCATCTTTACTTTCACCGTTCTGTTTCAGGAGGAAGAAAAGCAGCGAGCCGGAGAGCTGGCAGACACGGACTGTACCTGGGTCAGCCACAGCATGCTGCAGCGCCGGGGGGAGGGCAGTCAGGGCGAGGAGGACATGAAGCCTGGTATGAAGCctggtgtgtatatatatatatatatatatatatatatatatacggatTGGCCAGAGAGGCGATGTGGTGGACGCTCCCAGGAATGATCATTTGATGTGTGATTTTTGTAAGGACTTGGTGAAAAGGCCAACGACAGTTTGGACAGGATGTTTGACGCAACAACCTTCGGGGAGTACAAGTCCTACAACTGCTCGCACCTAGACCCGAGTCAGCACtctgatgatgaagaggaggaggacgatgtaAGGGAGGACGTTAACGGTACGTATTCAGATCGAAGGAATGTCTGTTTGGAGTCTGGAAGTGAATTTCATTTCCTGATTCCTCACCAGATCAAGATCGCCCTGAAGCTGCTGCCGGCCACAGCGGAGCTCGGTAAGAAAGCCCCCCGAACACCTTCAGGTTATTTCACGCCCGCGTGGCCTTCAACGACCGCCCCCCGCCTTGTGCTCACCAGGCAGCCGACGTTTGCTCACGTGGCCGTCGTCCGCAAGAAAGACGAGAGGAGGAAGCTGAAGGGCACCACGTGCAAGGAGTGTGAGGTGGTGGGTATCGCGGGGCGTGGCCTGAGGCTGAGCTGTGCTGCAACGTGATTTATGTTGGAATAATTGCCGTCTCCCGCAGTATTACGCTCACCTGCCGGAGGAGGAGAAACAGCAGAAGCTGTCGTCCTGCTCGAGGCATCGATATCTCTACATCCCTCCTTCTACCCCTGAGAACTTCTGGGAGGTCGGCTTCCCATCAACACAGACCTGCATTGATAGAGGTAACTGAAGGCTTGGTCCTGTTTCATTTACTTAGATGAACACTAACCCTAATAGACATACGCCGAcaaaacctgatttttttttaaatcagaagcGACAATTACGCcctactgttaaaaaaaaaatactacacgacagtcttttttaaaaaaaaaattttattctAATATGTGGACTCAAGCAGAACAGAATAAACAAATGATAAATTTAGTTGTAGTTTCAAGAGATTTTCGTGACATATTTTCCAAACTAACTTACTAGTGGAGAAAAGATTTAGCAGTGCGCTTGTATTGGACAGCAACAGGTGTGGGAGGGGTTGCTCTTTGCTCTGTACAGCCAGTGAAACCCCACTCCCTCTGGCTTCTCGTTGGAAAGACTTGAAACCCTCTTAACCCCCTGATGTATGGCGCTAAACCAGCGACGAATTGCAGTGACATTGAAAAACagatttggcattgaaaaatcaaatgttgaaaagccaaacattgttagaaagttaaagcttttattttatgctgcagcttttttaaagatgtttatgtATGTCACTATAAAtattctatctacattttattattttggtatatcttaatcatgtaaagcactttgtattgtcttgtactgaattgtgctatataaataaatttgccttgccttgccttataaGCTGGTGCTGTTTTGCCGTCaggggcggggctaaattgaaggcTCCTTCACAGGCCTTCAGTTCTTCCGTTactcatcatctacctgcagtCACCTTGTGGAAGGCTCTGGTTCAATGGCCGCTGCTCGACCACAAGAAAGGCTGTTATTTTCATTAGTTTATACAGCTAATGATTGTAGTGACACCgtagctgaaggaaatctggaatgacactgaaaaatATCCctcatttgaaaaacaaaaagctgcaaCATGAAATTAGAACGTCATAAGTTGTTACTTTCtgatgtttgatttttcaatgtttttgatGTCATAGCAAGTGACTTTTCAATGATTACATTTTCAAcatttgattttacaatgccaaatctctctTTCAACATTGTTGCAAGCTGTCACTGATTTAGCTCCATACAAAAAACACCTGGAGCAGAggattgtttgtttatttatttggatccccattagctgtcaGTAATTTGACAGCTGCTCTTCCTGGGGTCCTTTTAAAATTATACAGATacacaaaacatattaaatgaTCATATAATAAGAACAACTATACATTTCCACTTATTTCACATTACAGTACAATCTGATACACAATATTCCAATTTTAAGGCtttcaacaaagtattttttttttaaaagtgttttaaatgcGCCTTTCCTGCAGGATCTTTGCACATCTTCAGGGTAAAGCTTTCTTTGTCGTCTGTTCCAGGTTACATCAAGGAGGAGAAGAAACCTCAGGCACGCTCACGAAGGCGTCAGCCGCTCAACGCTTTATTCTCCCCGAAGCAAGGCCGGAAGCAAAGTTAAACTACAGACAGATTTCCCTGAGCTGTACAGAACAGCGACGAGCTTTAAGGCAGAACGAGGACTTTCATCATTCCAGCTTGATGCGTGACTCTTAGGACTTTGTGCTTCTTGTAGATGgtgtaaataaaattaagaggtCTAAAACGATGGAACTGCCTCCGATCTTTATAAATTCAAAGATCAAGATCAACTCGGTGTGCTTTAGATCTAGAAGCCAAGTTTCCCCAATCCTTGCAGATCTACGAGAACAACAGATGAGCGACATGAACAACAGACCTTTATTCATTCAGATTGTCAGAAAACAGACAAGAaatgtaaaatagaaaaacaatctCTCATAAGAAGTGCAGGTTTGGCCTTTATGGTGGAGATCCTCTGTCCAAATACAACAGCAGCGATTCTCCGATATGGCTGACAGTCACACTGTTCAAAGAGAAAAGTGCATGAAAACAGAAGCAGTCCAAACCCGATTCCCTTTCTTGCTGGGAGACCGAAACGGATCCGAACGGTTCACAAGAAATTTGAGTTCTTACCAAAGCAGAGACGCGGAGTTCACGTCCATGTGGAAGACCAAAGGAGAGAGGACCACCGCTGTGACCTGGGGGGGAGGCGGAACAGGATCAAGCCACTCCTTACTTAAAGCAGCGGCTCATTGTGTCTGACATTTTGTGACGTTTACCTTTGATAGCAAACGCCAAACCCTAAAGTGCTCAAGGGACAGGCCGCGTTTTAGCCTGGCGGTGGCCAGCAGTAGCAGAAAGCCCAGCAAAGCACTGCGGAGACACAACCGGCACAGCGCTGAAGGTCGGGTTAAAACAGGGAGGAGTGAAAGTGCAGGGAGAGCAGACAGAAATGTTCACGTTTCTATCCAGTATTGGCAAGTCATCATTAGACGCCGCCATCTTGAGTCCATGGGGGAACAACACCTGACAGCAGTTCTGCTTTCCGACACATTTCATAGTATTTTTCTCAGGGAAAACGGTCACCTGGCACAGCAGCCACAGTGGAAGGTGTGGGACTGAAGAGAGGGGAACTCCAAGGCAGCCGTGAAGTCACCTATAGAGGATGAAGACATGCACATCAGCGGTGAGTCCGCACTGGGACGTCTGCTCCATCTGCACCGGGTCGCTCGTACCTGTTGGATGGGCGGCAAGACCCAGCAGCAGCACGCTGTTCAGAGACGGGGACAGCCGTTATCATCCGGGGACGCTTcaaaatgagacatttacaaCCTTTCTATGGGAGACACGCTTTCCGGTCCAAATCAAGCAGCTTATGCATCCCTTGAGGATTCAGGATTGTCACATTTACTAGACGTCCTCTGCCCCATGCAGCCCTGCTTCGTTCCCGCTCTACGTGTACAACGTTCCTTTTCACGCTTGTAGCTGCCCTGTTATAAATCAGCCCTAACGTCCATCACTGCTCTCTTCACTTTGTTGGCTGGTCGACGCCAGAGGCCTAAAGCTGCCCATCTTCCGTCACtttgttaaattaattaaaccTGAACACTCTGGAGAGTTGTGGAAAATCACATTGTATTTAAATTAAGGCTTAAAGTTTGGCCATAAGTGCCTAGGCTCCGATTGGTGTATTCTTACCTGAACAAGTAGTTGATGCAATGCTGCTCAATGTCACtacaataagtaaaaaaaacacagaatgttatttttccatctcccagacaataaaaaaaatcagatgtgTAGTTACTATTTCACTTTAGCATTTATTCCTTTGACAGCCCTATGAATCtaagatttttctgttttgtctccTAATCCTGATCTTTAGGCAACAATAGACCATATTCACGATCCTGATTATAAAAGTGAAGTTTGCGAATGAAAGAAAAGGAGATGACCTCCGGACACAACAGTTCTGTGGCTCAGACACATCGGGTTGGACCATCTCATCTTGGAAAAGTGTGGTGCCATGAGAACTTTAGGTTACTTTCGTAACCCCGGTTCTCTGAGTAGCATGAGTGAGTGTCTCACATTGGGAACGCCTTCAGCGTGACCTCATCAGAAGCTCCTTTTACATTACGCCAGCCAGGATTGGCTGGAAAATAAGCCTGTCAGTGTCAGAGAGGGTAGAGTCCCTCCCCCCCTATATAAGGGGCTGACACTGCActgacagttattcaaaaacaaTCACCTCTTCCTCGCAACGTTAGAGCAAGGAGGGTGGTTTGGTGAGACACTCACTCATGCTACTCAGAGAACCGGGGTTACGAAAGTAACCTAAAGTTCTCTTTCATGGCATTCGTTTCGTGTCTCACATTGGGAACGAAAAATATTCTAACTCCCGTATTGCTCAGCAGATCCCACACTACGTGCCTGCTGTCtccatagctttttttttttttttttttttttttttttttttttttttttttacttagtgcTTGTTGTCACACTTAGAACTGAATGAGCCAGTGATGGAGCTGTGACATCAAGTTTGTAAAACCGAGTAAACGTGTGAGATGATGCCCAGCTTGCTGCAGCACAAATCTCCTGCAGGGGTACTCCTTTGAGTAGAGCCCATGAAGAGCTTAAACCCCTAGTAGAGTGGGCACGCAGGCCCTCTGGAGGCTGATGTCCTTTTGAGCTATATGCCAAAGAAATTGCATCAGTTATCCAATGCGCAAGCCGCTGTTTTGAAACAGCCTTTCCATAATGATTTTTAGCCCAGGAGACAAACAGCTGGTCACTTTTCCTGACCTGATTTGTTCTCTTCAGATAAATCTGTAAAGCTCGCACAGGACAGAGACTGTGTAGCCTCTCTTGTTCCTGTGATGAAAAAGGTGGAGGATGAAAAGCCATCAACTCAATGGGAGAGTATGACCCCAACACTTTAGGCTCAAAAGCTGGGTTGGGAAGTAAAACTACTTTGGTCCCGTTCGGAGAGAATTTCATGCAAGATGGATGCACTGATAAAGCGTGAATTTCACCCACGCGCTTTGCAGACACCAGTGCCATTAGAAGTGCTGTTTTTAGAGCTACTATCTTTAGTTCCACCTGATCCATTGGTTCAAAGGGTGTGGTTGTGAGAGCATCCAACACCAGGGGTAGATCCCACGATGGAGCGATGGGTCTGGAAACAGGGAGCTTTCTGCGAGCTCCCCGCATGAAGCGGCAGACCAAGGGGTGTTGGCCGACAGTTCTCCCCTCAAAGCCAACGTGGCAGGCTGAAATTGCTGCTAGATAGACCTTAATAGTGGAAAATGCTTTTCCTTTATCAATCAGGTTCTGTAGGAAGGTTAGAATCACAGCCACGGAATACTGAAAAGGTATTTCTTGTGTTTCCGAGCACCATTTTTCAAAAACCAACCATTTGTACCCGTACAGAGAGCGTGTTGCAGGAGCTCTAGCATCCTGTATCGTTTCGATAATATTTTGTGGGAGCCCTACGGACTGTAGGTTAAACCACTCACGGGCCAAGCCCATAGAGCCAGTCTTTCTGGGTGGGGGTGAAAAATCTGTCCCCGTGCCTGAGACAGCAGATCCCTGCGTGCAGGGAGCGGCCATGGCTCCTGCCAGAGGAGCTGTGTTATCTCTGCTAACCAATGTTTCGCTGGCCAATTGGGTGCAATGAGGATCATTGTCAGACCTTCTGCTCGTACCCTGGCTAGTGTAGGTGAGATGAGAGCTATTGGGGGAAACGCATACAGCAGAGTGCGAGGCCAGGGGTGGGCTAGTGCATCTACCCCCAGAGGTGGGTTCCGATCGTGCAGGGAGAAGAACATGGGACACTGATTGTTCTCTTGAGAAGCAAAAAGGTCCACGGATGGCTGACCGAACCTCTGCCAAACCATCCTCGCCACCTCTGGGTGGAGCTTCCACTCTGCATATGTGGGATTCCCCCTGGAGAGAAGATCTGCGCCGCAGTTCAACACTCCCGGGACATGAGTGGCCctcagagacagaaaatgtctGCTGCTCCAAATGATTAGTTTGTGAGCCAGCGTGTGGAGCCTCAGTGATCTTAGCCCCCCCTGCCTGTTGATATAAGCCACCACTGTTGTGTTGTCTGATCTGATCAGCACATGGTGAGCTCTCAGAAtgggaagaaaatgttttaatgctaGGTGAACAGCCATGAGCTCCATGTAATTTATGTGCTCGGACTGCATCTTTGGACCCCAGGTTCCATTCACCATTTGCCGTTCGCATATACCTCCCCAGCCTGACAAGGAGGCATCTGTTGTGACAACTTTTCTGTTCTGCACAACTCCCATTGGGACCCCCTGAGTCAGTGCATCTCTGTTCCGCCATGGGCGCAGCGCTGCTGTGCAGGCTGCAGTAACTCTCAGCCTGCGCTGAGGAGTATGTGGCTTTAACCCCTGGGAGGCTACCCATCGCTGGATTCCTCTCATGTGGAGACGTCCCAGAGGGATTACCACTAATGCTGAGGCTATCAGTCCCAACAGTCTTCTGCAGAGTCTGAATGATACCAGGTTTCCTCTTTGAAACATGGACAAACAGTTGACCATTGCTTTCACTCTGTCCTCCGTTAGGCTTACTCTGGCATGGATTGAGTTCAGAGAGAGACCTATGAAGGATGTTCTCTGAGAGGGCAGCAGAGAACTCTTTTCCGGGTTTATTTTGAAACCCAGATCCATCAAGTGCTGTTTTATCACAGCTGTGTGTTGTGTGGCTTCCTGGTGGGACGACGAGGCAATCAGCCAGTCGTCTATGTAAGTTGCCACACGTATTCCCTGCCTCCTGAGCGGACCCACCGCTGCCTCTGTGCACTTCACAAACACCCTCGGGCTCAGAGAGAGTCCGAAAGGGAGGACAAGGTATTCGTAAGAATTCCCTTGAAAAGCAAATCTGAGGTATTTTCTGTGTGGAGGGTAAATGGGGATGTGAAAATAAGCATCCTTGAGGTCGATAGATGTAAACCAATCGCCTGGACGCAGGAAGCGTAGCAGAGAAGCATGTGTCAGCATCTTGAATTTGTATCTTCTCAGATGCTTGTTCAACGCTCTGAGGTCTAAAATTGCACGCATTCCTCGGCCGCCTTTCTTCGGCACGAGGAAATAACGTGAATAAAAACCTTCGCTGCTGTGTTCTGGTTGAACCAGCAGTATCGCTCTCTTTTCCAATAACGAGGAAATCTCGTCCTGCAGGAACCGAGCGGCTTGTCCCTCTGCCCGTGACTGAATTATTCCTCTGAACCCTGGGGGAACTGCAGTGAATTGCAGTCTGTATCCCCTCCTGAGAGTTCTTAACACCCACTCTGAATTTGTGCATTTCGCCCAACGGTGGATTTTCACTGTCAGCTGGCTGACTGGCCAGTCTGATAGCGAGCCGAGAGCGCCCTCTTTGGGTGTAGGGTCGTAAACAACCCCGTACTGCACTGCGCATGCGCGAGGCGTCTGGTGCGCCGTAGGGCTGTTCACGTTGGGGATGCGTCTCACTTCCTCCGAAAAGGAAGGGACCAGATCCCCAAGTgaaattttgtgtttgtttttcaacatttttgactGCGCCCTTGGTTCTAGACCTGGATGCGCCAGTCtgcaagcatttatttcttcgGAACATGAAGATGTGCTTGTGACACATAATTGGGGTTCGCTCTGGATACCCCTGCCCTGAACAGAGTCTTTGGACTTCTTGGCGTGATGAGCGGGATGGAACGTCCCCTCGGCCATACGCTGTGTCAAGCTGAACTCTTTGAACAGGCTCAGGAACGGAGCCACGGAGGAGAGCGATCCCTGCTCGCTCTTTCCATCCAAGGCAGGTGTTAGGCCGGtcgcttcctcctcctcaccacCGTGGTGGAGGTGGGGGGTGGTTGGTCTGTGCGAGGACCTTCAGGCTTTTTCTGCCAGTGAGCCTTGGGGGCAGGCGTCTTCTGCGCGCCTTGCGGAGCTCCATGAGCCTTTGGGAGCTTTGGGATCCTGAAAGCAGGAGGAAAGCGGGCTGCTGCCTGGGCAAAGGTCTGGCGCTGGGGGGCAGGGGCCGCAGTCCCAGTGGCAAACGTGCGTCTGGGAAGGCACAGCTTTAGGGCTTCGTCGtcccttttcttctcctcccACCTCTTTTGCATCGAGGTTACCGCCTCTCCGAACAGCCCTTGGGGTGATATGGGTGTGTCCAGGAGGTCCTCCTTCTCCTTAGTCGCCAGAGTTGTGAGGTTCAGCCACCTGGCTCTCTCCTGCAGAACCATGAGTCCCATGGATCTGCCCATCGCCTGGATCGCTACCTTATGAAGCTGCAGGCAGTGATCGGTTATGACGCACACCTCCTCCCAA from Fundulus heteroclitus isolate FHET01 chromosome 21, MU-UCD_Fhet_4.1, whole genome shotgun sequence carries:
- the rbbp8 gene encoding LOW QUALITY PROTEIN: DNA endonuclease RBBP8 (The sequence of the model RefSeq protein was modified relative to this genomic sequence to represent the inferred CDS: deleted 2 bases in 1 codon); this encodes MNSPGDRSDSARPTELFEELCRQLKECHQNAVQEFEAKVSKLKKERCLDAQRLEVFYNRNQQLKEQSKILQDTVSLLEERVRAGECDRCAVLKEKLRSSQDQNLDVICKLKDENKNLEDENRNLRAELQKMKTSQCCVCIRAEPGETSLQEPEDAVIPDSPIFLPVANKLRKRQHSNRRKHVRYAETPLQPTLGSLFSELKKESDGGAKNFGRGGVLVPNTCELDASQSSNETREGEGGGGGGGDGCRNLRPGAARQPSAENGVASKSSKQHRQRRAPQRSFKASWTRPDNIGSVCCFHRQLKIILYLSLTLRPLSSSFARIPSPDSTTARSPSLLPSIKCFSEEASVSRAKRKKEEGDCEVQGGGKAGVKVGVANQRDGEPLQPVSISQTAAPVCDLSLKTQQLDNKDPCTQRQTPNQKLDVSCASPAFKKPRSKATEEAGGRRRPPLQDGKRLPSEDADRKPPVEPTWSIDPALALSMYESQQREDQEEEKQRAGELADTDCTWVSHSMLQRRGEGSQGEEDMKPGLGEKANDSLDRMFDATTFGEYKSYNCSHLDPSQHSDDEEEEDDVREDVNDQDRPEAAAGHSGARQPTFAHVAVVRKKDERRKLKGTTCKECEVYYAHLPEEEKQQKLSSCSRHRYLYIPPSTPENFWEVGFPSTQTCIDRGYIKEEKKPQARSRRRQPLNALFSPKQGRKQS